The Maniola jurtina chromosome 1, ilManJurt1.1, whole genome shotgun sequence genome has a window encoding:
- the LOC123874775 gene encoding neither inactivation nor afterpotential protein C isoform X2, producing MKDGLNIPSLQSPQSRYSLVKKLGTGVFGEIHKATDGQAAGKEVAVKIVTLKEETEPHIHEEYKILRDFTQHLNIIDFYGVFCDKSDYSRKIWFVLELCQYGSVIDIVRKLKAADKKMSEEHIAYILKYTIKGVCYLHENNIIHRNIRCNNILITKDGEVKVTDFGLSCKLNGSDDTTRTVIGSPSWMAPEMVAGGEEGYGNRVDVWALGISTIEMVDGKAPFENMHPTCALFQIVRNPPPGVAKPSMSSNDINDFINECLEKNPEHRPFMAELEEHPFIQSVPENDFHLSTELKMLANDLLEKEVPFRFPERIIKNGLLINEGGKEPEVMQVEDLAALERLTEDNLIRELELKYQKGHFMSFIGDVLLILNPNTHEDIYNEEYHKKYECKSRSDNAPHVFSVADSAFQDALHHNEPQYIIFSGESKSGKSTYMTHTLSHLTYLGAMKNNTAERVQKATSVIQACISSATPLNSSSTRGILQVQVTYGTSGKLSGALFWLYQLEKWRVSSTDMTHANFNLLYYFYDALEAKNRLDEFCLERNRKHRYLRILDEPSRTAKGVRETPRDNVKKYEEFIENLKILDWEEEDIKFLETVLAAILILGNVRFRDGKHGSAEIENVEEAKKVSKLLSLEEVKFLWALLNYCLIENGSAVKRKHSTDEARDARDTLASALYKRLVDWLINLINAKLSFMRAVFGDKYSVSLLDMFGFECYHRNRLEQLIVNTTNEQIQFLYNQRVFAWEMQEAAEEEVPVTDLMFYDNKNSVDQLMGKPLGIFHILDEASRAGNGQEFIMTTVKSKCKGPYVKLSGSHEFCVAHYTGKVNYDAREMADKNKDFLPPEMIETMRASTNITLQQLFKNKLTKTGNLTAASNQSSSAASSRSKTEKEQENIKARKFNTVSKGQYSQIRRMRTAAATYRATSLELLKQLSIGPGSGGTNFIRCIRTDLNDNPYGFQTELVRQQIRALAVLDTAKARQRGFSYRVPFAEFIRRYRFLAFDFDENVDETADNCRLLMIRLKMEGWELGKTKVFLKYYNEEFLNRLYETQVKKIIKVQSMMRLFLAKRNAVKNKSKKLHVQELKKQKTLDVSEEEAALRIQKAYRGYVVRKAYGPLVNKSTGEIDEVTARFLKRFARKWKSRSMFQVLLQYRALRYQDLVHFSQQVHIYNQAVVEALLNTSSSVVLDRVDPHAKEKNYLGSVPPTVWKLPFRMDQIQFYDTSHMCDPSVKSTAAQTEPFKASTSTQTLLTIPFCRDPTVPVPTLPPEDTVHSRRESFSKPVIYKRPPCVSPQSYYQPPVPWSSGGVDTKILEHTDYRRGSNALGYSVNKSDLPNPVSELQALAKYSRGPRDDDDDDDPPFNFQAMLKKTPKNRASMKRHGEINDSYDSPSRNPSHNRMYTNRNDDPYNRPSKNSSNMRGYNNRHEETFEDSFDRSSYGAAVPKRNLISPSQDSYVNMSPAHSVSSSRGPPRYEYDRNARDFEDSNNYRKRDFREDRGYMDNKNHMETVEIAPGLTIEGEVADL from the exons ATGAAGGACGGTCTTAACATACCGTCCCTGCAAAGTCCCCAAAGCCGCTACTCCCTCGTAAAGAAACTTGGCACTGGGGTCTTTGGAGAAATTCACAAAGCCACGGATGGCCAAGCAGCTGGCAAAGAAGTTGCCGTTAAAATAGTAACCCTTAAAGAAGAAACCGAACCACATATACACGAGGAATACAAAATATTACGGGATTTCACCCAACACCTTAATATCATCGATTTTTATGGTGTATTCTGTGATAAATCTGATTATTCGAGGAAAATATGGTTCGTACTAGAG TTGTGCCAGTATGGATCTGTCATCGATATTGTCAGAAAACTCAAAGCAGCGGACAAAAAAATGTCCGAAGAGCACATAGCTTATATTCTGAAATATACGATCAAG GGTGTATGTTATCTACATGAGAATAATATCATCCATCGCAACATACGATGTAATAATATTCTTATCACAAAAGATGGGGAAGTCAAAGTTACCGATTTCGGATTATCATGTAAACTAAACGGAAGTGATGACACTACTAGAACGGTTATTGGCTCACCGAGTTGGATGGCGCCAGAAATGGTCGCGGGAGGTGAAGAGGGATATGGTAATAGAGTGGATGTTTGGGCTTTAGGAATCAGCACAATTGAAATGGTCGATGGCAAAGCACCTTTTGAAAATATGCATCCTACCTGTGCACTGTTTCAAATCGTAAGAAATCCTCCCCCAGGGGTAGCAAAGCCGTCAATGTCGTCAAATGACATTAACGATTTCATTAATGA ATGCCTCGAAAAAAATCCTGAACATCGTCCATTTATGGCGGAGTTAGAAGAGCATCCATTTATACAGTCTGTACCGGAAAATGACTTCCAT CTGTCTACTGAGTTGAAAATGCTTGCAAACGACTTACTTGAGAAAGAAGTACCGTTCAGATTTCCAGAAAGAATAATCAAAAATGGTCTCCTTATTAATGAGGGTGGTAAAGAACCTGAAGTGATGCAAGTTGAAGATCTTGCTGCTTTGGAACGATTAACCGAAGATAATCTTATTCGTGAACTTGAATTAAAATACCAAAAAGGCCACTTTATGTCATTTATTGGTGACGTCCTATTGATACTTAACCCAAACACTCATGAAGATATTTATAATGAAGAA TATCACAAAAAGTACGAATGCAAATCAAGATCAGATAACGCCCCTCACGTTTTTTCTGTAGCCGATAGTGCGTTTCAAGATGCTCTACACCATAACGAGCCTCAATACATAATTTTTTCTGGGGAAAGTAAATCAGGAAAATCAACTTACATGACCCACACACTTTCTCATCTTACTTATTTGGGagccatgaaaaataatactgCAGAAAGAGTTCAAAAAGCTACAAGTGTTATTCAAGCCTGTATAAGCTCAGCGACTCCTCTGAACTCCAGCTCTACTCGAGGCATACTGCAAGTTCAAGTAACTTATGGTACATCAGGAAAACTAAGCGGAGCTCTCTTTTGGTTATATCAGCTCGAAAAGTGGCGTGTATCGTCGACGGACAT GACTCATGCCAATTTCAATTTGCTTTATTACTTTTATGACGCTCTTGAGGCAAAGAATAGACTGGATGAATTTTGTTTGGAAAGGAACAGAAAACATCGATATCTAAGAATTTTAGACGAACCGTCAAGAACAGCAAAAGGTGTGCGAGAAACCCCGCGGGATAACGTTAAAAAGTATGAAGAATTTattgaaaacttaaaaatattggaCTGGGAAGAGGAGGACATAAAATTTCTTGAAACTGTTTTAGCAGCAATTCTCATTTTGGGTAATGTGAGATTCAGGGACGGAAAACATGGTTCAGCTGAAATAGAAAATGTTGAAGAAGCGAAAAAAGTGTCCAAATTGTTGTCCCTAGAGGAAGTAAAGTTTCTTTGGGCACTTCTAAATTACTGCCTTATTGAGAACGGTTCTGCCGTTAAAAGGAAACATTCAACTGATGAAGCGAGAGACGCAAGAGATACATTAGCAAGTGCTCTATATAAAAGACTTGTTGATTGGTTGATCAATCTAATTAATGCCAAATTGTCATTTATGCGAGCTGTCTT TGGCGACAAATATTCTGTAAGCTTATTAGATATGTTTGGATTTGAATGTTATCATAGAAACCGTTTAGAACAATTGATAGTAAACACTACTAATGAACAGATACAATTTTTGTACAACCAAAGAGTATTCGCTTGGGAAATGCAAGAAGCGGCTGAAGAAGAGGTCCCAGTGACGGATTTGATgttttatgataataaaaacTCTGTCGACCAATTGATGGGGAAACCTCTAGGAATTTTTCACATTTTGGATGAAGCCAGTCGAGCTGGCAATGGACAAGAGTTTATCatga CCACAGTTAAATCTAAATGTAAGGGACCATATGTAAAACTTTCTGGGAGTCACGAATTTTGTGTTGCACATTACACTGGTAAAGTGAATTATGACGCGAGAGAAATGGCTGATAAAAACAAAGATTTCCTTCCGCCTGAAATGATTGAAACTATGAGAGCATCAACTAACATTACATTACAGcaattattcaaaaataaactaacCAAAACTGGGAATCTCACTGCAGCGTCCAACCAAAGTTCATCAGCAGCGTCTTCGAGATCGAAAACTGAAAAAGAACAGGAAAATATTAAAGCCAGG AAGTTCAACACGGTTTCTAAGGGTCAGTATTCCCAAATACGTAGAATGAGGACTGCTGCTGCAACATATAGGGCCACAAGCTTGGAGCTCCTTAAGCAACTCTCCATAGGCCCTGGTAGCGGAGGAACAAACTTTATAAGATGTATTAGAACGGACTTAAATGACAATCCTTATGGATTCCAAACCGAATTGGTGAGACAGCAAATCCGAGCCTTGGCTGTTTTAGACACGGCTAAAGCGCGCCAAAGAGGATTTTCATACCGCGTTCCGTTTGCTGAATTCATCCGAAG ATATCGCTTCTTAGCcttcgattttgatgaaaatgttGATGAAACGGCTGACAACTGCAGATTGTTAATGATTCGTCTGAAAATGGAGGGGTGGGAACTGGGCAAAACGAAAGTCTTCTTGAAATATTACAATGAGGAATTTttaaacag ATTATATGAAACACAAGTGAAGAAAATCATAAAAGTACAAAGCATGATGCGTCTTTTCTTGGCAAAGAGGAAtgctgttaaaaataaatcaaaaaaattgcaCG TACAAGaattaaagaaacaaaaaacactcGATGTATCTGAAGAAGAGGCTGCACTGCGCATTCAAAAAG CTTACAGAGGATACGTAGTACGCAAAGCATACGGGCCACTCGTGAACAAGTCTACGGGAGAGATCGACGAGGTAACCGCTAGATTCCTGAAGCGATTTGCCAGGAAATGGAAGAGTCGATCAATGTTCCAAGTTCTGTTACAGTACAGAGCTTTACGGTACCAGGACTTGGTACACTTTTCGCAGCAG GTACACATTTACAATCAGGCTGTAGTTGAAGCTCTCCTTAACACCAGTTCATCCGTGGTCCTCGATCGAGTGGATCCTCATGccaaggaaaaaaattaccttgGCTCTGTGCCGCCCACTGTTTGGAAGCTTCCCTTCCGAATGGACCAAATACAGTTTTACGATACGTCGCATATGTGCGACCCTTCAGTTAAGAGCAC CGCGGCGCAAACGGAACCGTTCAAGGCGTCGACGAGCACGCAGACCCTCCTTACCATACCATTCTGCAGAGATCCCACTGTACCCGTGCCAACGTTACCGCCGGAAGACACGGTGCACTCAAGACGTGAGAGCTTCAGCAAACCTGTTATTTATAAGAGACCACCATGCGTTTCCCCCCAAAGCTATTATCAACCACCCGTTCCTTGGTCAAGCGGAGGTGTCGACACCAAAATTTTAGAACACACCGACTACCGTAGAGGGAGTAACGCGTTAGGTTACTCAGTAAACAAAAGCGATTTACCCAACCCCGTTAGCGAACTCCAAGCCCTGGCTAAATATTCAAGGGGTCCCAGagacgatgacgatgatgatgatcctcCGTTTAATTTCCAGGCGATGCTCAAGAAGACACCGAAGAATAGAGCCTCCATGAAAAGACACGGGGAAATAAACGATTCATACGATAGCCCGTCGAGGAATCCATCTCACAATAGGATGTATACCAATAGAAACGACGACCCGTACAATAGACCCTCAAAGAATTCTTCCAATATGAGAGGCTATAATAATAGACACGAAGAAACGTTTGAAGATTCGTTCGACCGCAGTTCCTATGGAGCAGCTGTTCCTAAGCGGAACTTAATTTCGCCTAGCCAAGACTCTTACGTAAATATGTCTCCAGCCCATTCTGTTTCTTCCAGTAGAGGACCACCACGATACGAATACGATAGAAACGCCCGTGACTTTGAAGATTCCAATAATTACAGGAAGAGAGACTTTCGAGAGGATCGTGGCTACATGGACAACAAGAACCACATGGAAACGGTTGAAATTGCACCGGGCTTAACTATTGAGGGTGAAGTAGCAGATCTATAA
- the LOC123874775 gene encoding neither inactivation nor afterpotential protein C isoform X1, whose product MKDGLNIPSLQSPQSRYSLVKKLGTGVFGEIHKATDGQAAGKEVAVKIVTLKEETEPHIHEEYKILRDFTQHLNIIDFYGVFCDKSDYSRKIWFVLELCQYGSVIDIVRKLKAADKKMSEEHIAYILKYTIKGVCYLHENNIIHRNIRCNNILITKDGEVKVTDFGLSCKLNGSDDTTRTVIGSPSWMAPEMVAGGEEGYGNRVDVWALGISTIEMVDGKAPFENMHPTCALFQIVRNPPPGVAKPSMSSNDINDFINECLEKNPEHRPFMAELEEHPFIQSVPENDFHLSTELKMLANDLLEKEVPFRFPERIIKNGLLINEGGKEPEVMQVEDLAALERLTEDNLIRELELKYQKGHFMSFIGDVLLILNPNTHEDIYNEEYHKKYECKSRSDNAPHVFSVADSAFQDALHHNEPQYIIFSGESKSGKSTYMTHTLSHLTYLGAMKNNTAERVQKATSVIQACISSATPLNSSSTRGILQVQVTYGTSGKLSGALFWLYQLEKWRVSSTDMTHANFNLLYYFYDALEAKNRLDEFCLERNRKHRYLRILDEPSRTAKGVRETPRDNVKKYEEFIENLKILDWEEEDIKFLETVLAAILILGNVRFRDGKHGSAEIENVEEAKKVSKLLSLEEVKFLWALLNYCLIENGSAVKRKHSTDEARDARDTLASALYKRLVDWLINLINAKLSFMRAVFGDKYSVSLLDMFGFECYHRNRLEQLIVNTTNEQIQFLYNQRVFAWEMQEAAEEEVPVTDLMFYDNKNSVDQLMGKPLGIFHILDEASRAGNGQEFIMTTVKSKCKGPYVKLSGSHEFCVAHYTGKVNYDAREMADKNKDFLPPEMIETMRASTNITLQQLFKNKLTKTGNLTAASNQSSSAASSRSKTEKEQENIKARKFNTVSKGQYSQIRRMRTAAATYRATSLELLKQLSIGPGSGGTNFIRCIRTDLNDNPYGFQTELVRQQIRALAVLDTAKARQRGFSYRVPFAEFIRRYRFLAFDFDENVDETADNCRLLMIRLKMEGWELGKTKVFLKYYNEEFLNRLYETQVKKIIKVQSMMRLFLAKRNAVKNKSKKLHVQELKKQKTLDVSEEEAALRIQKAYRGYVVRKAYGPLVNKSTGEIDEVTARFLKRFARKWKSRSMFQVLLQYRALRYQDLVHFSQQVHIYNQAVVEALLNTSSSVVLDRVDPHAKEKNYLGSVPPTVWKLPFRMDQIQFYDTSHMCDPSVKSTDTFASPYDSDSEQWDEPLKRRCSAAQTEPFKASTSTQTLLTIPFCRDPTVPVPTLPPEDTVHSRRESFSKPVIYKRPPCVSPQSYYQPPVPWSSGGVDTKILEHTDYRRGSNALGYSVNKSDLPNPVSELQALAKYSRGPRDDDDDDDPPFNFQAMLKKTPKNRASMKRHGEINDSYDSPSRNPSHNRMYTNRNDDPYNRPSKNSSNMRGYNNRHEETFEDSFDRSSYGAAVPKRNLISPSQDSYVNMSPAHSVSSSRGPPRYEYDRNARDFEDSNNYRKRDFREDRGYMDNKNHMETVEIAPGLTIEGEVADL is encoded by the exons ATGAAGGACGGTCTTAACATACCGTCCCTGCAAAGTCCCCAAAGCCGCTACTCCCTCGTAAAGAAACTTGGCACTGGGGTCTTTGGAGAAATTCACAAAGCCACGGATGGCCAAGCAGCTGGCAAAGAAGTTGCCGTTAAAATAGTAACCCTTAAAGAAGAAACCGAACCACATATACACGAGGAATACAAAATATTACGGGATTTCACCCAACACCTTAATATCATCGATTTTTATGGTGTATTCTGTGATAAATCTGATTATTCGAGGAAAATATGGTTCGTACTAGAG TTGTGCCAGTATGGATCTGTCATCGATATTGTCAGAAAACTCAAAGCAGCGGACAAAAAAATGTCCGAAGAGCACATAGCTTATATTCTGAAATATACGATCAAG GGTGTATGTTATCTACATGAGAATAATATCATCCATCGCAACATACGATGTAATAATATTCTTATCACAAAAGATGGGGAAGTCAAAGTTACCGATTTCGGATTATCATGTAAACTAAACGGAAGTGATGACACTACTAGAACGGTTATTGGCTCACCGAGTTGGATGGCGCCAGAAATGGTCGCGGGAGGTGAAGAGGGATATGGTAATAGAGTGGATGTTTGGGCTTTAGGAATCAGCACAATTGAAATGGTCGATGGCAAAGCACCTTTTGAAAATATGCATCCTACCTGTGCACTGTTTCAAATCGTAAGAAATCCTCCCCCAGGGGTAGCAAAGCCGTCAATGTCGTCAAATGACATTAACGATTTCATTAATGA ATGCCTCGAAAAAAATCCTGAACATCGTCCATTTATGGCGGAGTTAGAAGAGCATCCATTTATACAGTCTGTACCGGAAAATGACTTCCAT CTGTCTACTGAGTTGAAAATGCTTGCAAACGACTTACTTGAGAAAGAAGTACCGTTCAGATTTCCAGAAAGAATAATCAAAAATGGTCTCCTTATTAATGAGGGTGGTAAAGAACCTGAAGTGATGCAAGTTGAAGATCTTGCTGCTTTGGAACGATTAACCGAAGATAATCTTATTCGTGAACTTGAATTAAAATACCAAAAAGGCCACTTTATGTCATTTATTGGTGACGTCCTATTGATACTTAACCCAAACACTCATGAAGATATTTATAATGAAGAA TATCACAAAAAGTACGAATGCAAATCAAGATCAGATAACGCCCCTCACGTTTTTTCTGTAGCCGATAGTGCGTTTCAAGATGCTCTACACCATAACGAGCCTCAATACATAATTTTTTCTGGGGAAAGTAAATCAGGAAAATCAACTTACATGACCCACACACTTTCTCATCTTACTTATTTGGGagccatgaaaaataatactgCAGAAAGAGTTCAAAAAGCTACAAGTGTTATTCAAGCCTGTATAAGCTCAGCGACTCCTCTGAACTCCAGCTCTACTCGAGGCATACTGCAAGTTCAAGTAACTTATGGTACATCAGGAAAACTAAGCGGAGCTCTCTTTTGGTTATATCAGCTCGAAAAGTGGCGTGTATCGTCGACGGACAT GACTCATGCCAATTTCAATTTGCTTTATTACTTTTATGACGCTCTTGAGGCAAAGAATAGACTGGATGAATTTTGTTTGGAAAGGAACAGAAAACATCGATATCTAAGAATTTTAGACGAACCGTCAAGAACAGCAAAAGGTGTGCGAGAAACCCCGCGGGATAACGTTAAAAAGTATGAAGAATTTattgaaaacttaaaaatattggaCTGGGAAGAGGAGGACATAAAATTTCTTGAAACTGTTTTAGCAGCAATTCTCATTTTGGGTAATGTGAGATTCAGGGACGGAAAACATGGTTCAGCTGAAATAGAAAATGTTGAAGAAGCGAAAAAAGTGTCCAAATTGTTGTCCCTAGAGGAAGTAAAGTTTCTTTGGGCACTTCTAAATTACTGCCTTATTGAGAACGGTTCTGCCGTTAAAAGGAAACATTCAACTGATGAAGCGAGAGACGCAAGAGATACATTAGCAAGTGCTCTATATAAAAGACTTGTTGATTGGTTGATCAATCTAATTAATGCCAAATTGTCATTTATGCGAGCTGTCTT TGGCGACAAATATTCTGTAAGCTTATTAGATATGTTTGGATTTGAATGTTATCATAGAAACCGTTTAGAACAATTGATAGTAAACACTACTAATGAACAGATACAATTTTTGTACAACCAAAGAGTATTCGCTTGGGAAATGCAAGAAGCGGCTGAAGAAGAGGTCCCAGTGACGGATTTGATgttttatgataataaaaacTCTGTCGACCAATTGATGGGGAAACCTCTAGGAATTTTTCACATTTTGGATGAAGCCAGTCGAGCTGGCAATGGACAAGAGTTTATCatga CCACAGTTAAATCTAAATGTAAGGGACCATATGTAAAACTTTCTGGGAGTCACGAATTTTGTGTTGCACATTACACTGGTAAAGTGAATTATGACGCGAGAGAAATGGCTGATAAAAACAAAGATTTCCTTCCGCCTGAAATGATTGAAACTATGAGAGCATCAACTAACATTACATTACAGcaattattcaaaaataaactaacCAAAACTGGGAATCTCACTGCAGCGTCCAACCAAAGTTCATCAGCAGCGTCTTCGAGATCGAAAACTGAAAAAGAACAGGAAAATATTAAAGCCAGG AAGTTCAACACGGTTTCTAAGGGTCAGTATTCCCAAATACGTAGAATGAGGACTGCTGCTGCAACATATAGGGCCACAAGCTTGGAGCTCCTTAAGCAACTCTCCATAGGCCCTGGTAGCGGAGGAACAAACTTTATAAGATGTATTAGAACGGACTTAAATGACAATCCTTATGGATTCCAAACCGAATTGGTGAGACAGCAAATCCGAGCCTTGGCTGTTTTAGACACGGCTAAAGCGCGCCAAAGAGGATTTTCATACCGCGTTCCGTTTGCTGAATTCATCCGAAG ATATCGCTTCTTAGCcttcgattttgatgaaaatgttGATGAAACGGCTGACAACTGCAGATTGTTAATGATTCGTCTGAAAATGGAGGGGTGGGAACTGGGCAAAACGAAAGTCTTCTTGAAATATTACAATGAGGAATTTttaaacag ATTATATGAAACACAAGTGAAGAAAATCATAAAAGTACAAAGCATGATGCGTCTTTTCTTGGCAAAGAGGAAtgctgttaaaaataaatcaaaaaaattgcaCG TACAAGaattaaagaaacaaaaaacactcGATGTATCTGAAGAAGAGGCTGCACTGCGCATTCAAAAAG CTTACAGAGGATACGTAGTACGCAAAGCATACGGGCCACTCGTGAACAAGTCTACGGGAGAGATCGACGAGGTAACCGCTAGATTCCTGAAGCGATTTGCCAGGAAATGGAAGAGTCGATCAATGTTCCAAGTTCTGTTACAGTACAGAGCTTTACGGTACCAGGACTTGGTACACTTTTCGCAGCAG GTACACATTTACAATCAGGCTGTAGTTGAAGCTCTCCTTAACACCAGTTCATCCGTGGTCCTCGATCGAGTGGATCCTCATGccaaggaaaaaaattaccttgGCTCTGTGCCGCCCACTGTTTGGAAGCTTCCCTTCCGAATGGACCAAATACAGTTTTACGATACGTCGCATATGTGCGACCCTTCAGTTAAGAGCAC GGACACATTTGCAAGCCCATATGACTCCGACAGTGAACAGTGGGATGAACCTTTGAAACGTCGTTGCAGCGCGGCGCAAACGGAACCGTTCAAGGCGTCGACGAGCACGCAGACCCTCCTTACCATACCATTCTGCAGAGATCCCACTGTACCCGTGCCAACGTTACCGCCGGAAGACACGGTGCACTCAAGACGTGAGAGCTTCAGCAAACCTGTTATTTATAAGAGACCACCATGCGTTTCCCCCCAAAGCTATTATCAACCACCCGTTCCTTGGTCAAGCGGAGGTGTCGACACCAAAATTTTAGAACACACCGACTACCGTAGAGGGAGTAACGCGTTAGGTTACTCAGTAAACAAAAGCGATTTACCCAACCCCGTTAGCGAACTCCAAGCCCTGGCTAAATATTCAAGGGGTCCCAGagacgatgacgatgatgatgatcctcCGTTTAATTTCCAGGCGATGCTCAAGAAGACACCGAAGAATAGAGCCTCCATGAAAAGACACGGGGAAATAAACGATTCATACGATAGCCCGTCGAGGAATCCATCTCACAATAGGATGTATACCAATAGAAACGACGACCCGTACAATAGACCCTCAAAGAATTCTTCCAATATGAGAGGCTATAATAATAGACACGAAGAAACGTTTGAAGATTCGTTCGACCGCAGTTCCTATGGAGCAGCTGTTCCTAAGCGGAACTTAATTTCGCCTAGCCAAGACTCTTACGTAAATATGTCTCCAGCCCATTCTGTTTCTTCCAGTAGAGGACCACCACGATACGAATACGATAGAAACGCCCGTGACTTTGAAGATTCCAATAATTACAGGAAGAGAGACTTTCGAGAGGATCGTGGCTACATGGACAACAAGAACCACATGGAAACGGTTGAAATTGCACCGGGCTTAACTATTGAGGGTGAAGTAGCAGATCTATAA